In Chryseobacterium scophthalmum, the genomic stretch ACAATGAAGACTTTCAAATCGATGAATCCTATTCACAGCAAACTTGATAAAAATGTTTTAAATGAATTTATTGTTCAGCAAAAACAAATGCTTCATCTTTTAAAGGAAGCTAAAAATATAGATTTAAATAAAGTAAAAACCAGCATCAGTATTTCAAATTTAATTAAATTAAAACTGGGTGATACTTTCCGTTTTGTAATCTATCATAATCTAAGACATATCAAACAAGCAAAAAGAAATCTTTAACTAATCTGTGACCTTTGCTGAGTGAAATCGAAGATTCGACGTAGTCAAACGCCTTTGCGAACTTAAAAACAATTAGTAGTTAAAAAAATCCTTGCGCTCTTTGCGCTAAAATAAAAACAGAATCATTTTTTTTCATCAATTTAATTTAACAAAATTTATCAATCTCAAAAAGTGATTTATGAACTCGATTTTGTAATTTTAGACAAAATTTTAAAAGTGAAAAAATTATTATTTGCAGTTTGCATATCAGCTTCAGCTTTAAACTTCGCACAAGATTATTCGGTACCTGCAGCAAGTCCGCGTCAGAAAGTAGAACAGCAGTTTTCAATGTCAAAAATCTCTGTAGATTACGGAAGACCGGGAGTAAAAGGAAGAAAAATCTTCGGAGAACTGGTTCCTTACGGACAGGTTTGGAGAGCGGGTGCAAACTCTTCTACAAAAATTACATTCGGACAGTCTGTTAATTTTGGTGGAAAAACTGTTCCAGCAGGAACTTACGGTTTGTTCATCGTACCAACAGAAAAAGAATGGAAAGTTATTTTAAATAAAGATTTTCAACAATGGGGAGCTTACACATATGATCCAAAACAGGATGTTGTAGACGTAACGGTTCCGGTTAATAAATTAGCAGATAAACAAGAATGGTTTGAGATTACCTTAAACCCGACTGATGAAAATTCAGGAAATCTTGTGATCAAATGGGATATGGCTCAAGCTGAAGTAGCTTTAAAACCTGCAAAACCTGAAGCAGTAACTAAAATTGCTGAGAAATTAAGAGAAATCAAAAAAATAGAATCTGACGCTGCAAAAGCAAAAGGCTAAGATTCAAATTTATAAAAGATGAATTTTTCTATTCAACCTGTTTTAGAAAACGAAGAATATCAATTAATCCCCTTACAACAAGGGGATTTTGAGTTGTTGTACGAAGTGGCTTCAGATCCTAAAGTTTGGGAGCAGCATCCTAATAAAGACCGCTACAAAAGAGAAGTTTTTGAAAACTTTTTTAAAGGAGCCATGGAAAGTCAGGGCGCTTTTAAAATCGTAGAAAAATCTACCGGAGATATTTTAGGAAGTACCCGGTTTTATGATTTTGATGAATCCAAAAACAGCATTTTCATTGGCTATACTTTTTACGGAACAAATTCCTGGGGAAAAGGGATCAATCCACAGATTAAAAAAGTGATGCTGGATTACGTTTTTCAATTTGTAGATAAGGTTTATTTCCATATTGGAAAAGAAAATTTCCGTTCTCAGATTGCATTAGAAAGATTGGGTGGACAGAAAATTGCCGAAGAAGAAGTCGCTTATTTTGGAGAACCGACCAGAACCAATTTTGTGTACGAAATAGCAAAAGAAAATCATTTTAAAGTTGATTAAACTTAAATAAATTTTCTCGTAGATTTAGTCGATTACGCTGATTAATTTTAGGAATTAAAATCTGCTCAATCAGCTAAATCTGCGAGAGAATAATTAAATAAAAATATAATCGTGAAAAAATATAAAATTCAGAAATCACCATTTGTAGTTCCTACAACCGATGGAAAATTAATTGAAGAACATTGGGGAAATTCAACCCAGAATTCAAACATTTCTATTGCACACATGGTTGCTCCGCCAGATTGGAGTGAACCTCATCAAACTCCGGAATTTGATGAATTTACTATCATTATTTCAGGTAAAAAACAATTTGAAATTGACGGAGAAGAGGTGATTTTAGAAAAAGGACAAAGTATTTTGATTGAAAAAGGAGCAAGGATCCGTTACAGCAATCCGTTTTCAGAACCTTGCGAATATATTGCAATTTGTCTTCCGGCATTTTCGATGGATTTGGTGAATAGAGAAGAAGAAATAATTTAAATATGGCGTTACAAATTTGCCCAAAGTGTAAAGAAAACTCTTTTACATGGTTTATCAACGGAAAGACTAATTTA encodes the following:
- a CDS encoding DUF2911 domain-containing protein; protein product: MKKLLFAVCISASALNFAQDYSVPAASPRQKVEQQFSMSKISVDYGRPGVKGRKIFGELVPYGQVWRAGANSSTKITFGQSVNFGGKTVPAGTYGLFIVPTEKEWKVILNKDFQQWGAYTYDPKQDVVDVTVPVNKLADKQEWFEITLNPTDENSGNLVIKWDMAQAEVALKPAKPEAVTKIAEKLREIKKIESDAAKAKG
- a CDS encoding cupin domain-containing protein, with product MKKYKIQKSPFVVPTTDGKLIEEHWGNSTQNSNISIAHMVAPPDWSEPHQTPEFDEFTIIISGKKQFEIDGEEVILEKGQSILIEKGARIRYSNPFSEPCEYIAICLPAFSMDLVNREEEII
- a CDS encoding GNAT family N-acetyltransferase; this encodes MNFSIQPVLENEEYQLIPLQQGDFELLYEVASDPKVWEQHPNKDRYKREVFENFFKGAMESQGAFKIVEKSTGDILGSTRFYDFDESKNSIFIGYTFYGTNSWGKGINPQIKKVMLDYVFQFVDKVYFHIGKENFRSQIALERLGGQKIAEEEVAYFGEPTRTNFVYEIAKENHFKVD